The nucleotide sequence CGCGGCGACGAGGAGTTCGTCGAGGGAGGCGAAGTGGTACGTGGTGGAGCCCAGCGGCACGTCCGCCTCGGCGGCGACCGTGCGGTGGCTGAGTCCGGCGATCCCGGACCGGGCGGCGACCCGGAGGGCCGCGTCGACGATCCGTTCCCGCCGTGCGGGGTCGTGGCGGCGCGGGCGGGGCATCAGTGGGCGCCCCCGAGGTTGAGGACGGCGACCCCGGCGACGATGAGGACGATCCCGGCGACCTTGGCGAGGCTGAGGGTCTCGCCGAGGAAGAGGATGCCGATGGCGGCGACGGCGGCGGTGCCGACCCCGGACCAGATGGCGTACGCGGTGCCGACCTGGAGGGTCTTGAGGGCCTGCGCGAGGAGCGCGAAGGCGATCACATAGCCGGCGCCGGTGATGATCGAGGGCCAGAGCTTGCTGAAGCCCTCGCTGTACTTCATGGAGGTGGTGGCGAGTATCTCCGCCGCTATCGCGCCCGCGAGCAGTCCGTAACCCATGTGTACAAGCGTACTCATGATGCGTACGACCGTACACAACGGCGACCGATACGGTGTCCCGCATGACGATTCCCCCAGGGCCGCCGCCCTACGGCTACGGCTATCCGCCGCCGCCCCCGCCGCCGCCGAAGCCCGGTGTGATACCCCTGGCGCCGCTCACCTTCAGCGTGATCCTGACCGGCGCCTTCACGGCCTTCGGCCGCTACTGGAAGCAGCTCCTTGGCGTCGCCGGGGCGGCCTACCTCGGCGCCCTGCTG is from Streptomyces venezuelae ATCC 10712 and encodes:
- a CDS encoding DMT family transporter, with the translated sequence MSTLVHMGYGLLAGAIAAEILATTSMKYSEGFSKLWPSIITGAGYVIAFALLAQALKTLQVGTAYAIWSGVGTAAVAAIGILFLGETLSLAKVAGIVLIVAGVAVLNLGGAH